In Kaistella faecalis, a genomic segment contains:
- a CDS encoding stage II sporulation protein M, with amino-acid sequence MREVAFIKQNKEKWLGIERVIEGKIKKNPDDLSSMYINLVNDLSFSQTYYPKSKTTVYLNNLSSLIFQKIYKTKRAEQNRLLYFYKTEVPLLMHQYRRYLYYAFAFFILFTLIGVISAYYDKEFVKIILGEEYVNKTIENIQKGNAVGVYQQGSNWGSTIAITFNNLKVGAILFLYGIFGGVGTLFALLQNCIMLGSFQYFFHEHGALKDSAKGIWVHGVFEIFSMVVEAGAGLILGASILFPKTYSRFNSFKIGFRDAFKIFLSTVPFTIIAGILEGYVTRYALQMPVFLNILLIFGSLSLIGFYYFIYPYIVSAKTPLSHAVLPEKELRNHRK; translated from the coding sequence ATGAGAGAGGTTGCATTTATAAAGCAAAATAAAGAAAAATGGTTGGGAATTGAGCGCGTAATTGAGGGAAAAATAAAAAAAAATCCTGATGATCTTTCGTCGATGTATATTAACCTGGTGAATGATCTTTCCTTCTCGCAAACTTACTACCCAAAAAGCAAAACCACCGTTTATCTTAACAATCTTTCCTCCCTTATTTTTCAGAAAATTTATAAAACCAAAAGAGCAGAACAAAATCGGCTGCTTTATTTTTATAAGACTGAAGTTCCTCTCCTTATGCATCAGTACAGGCGTTATCTGTACTACGCTTTTGCTTTTTTCATTCTTTTTACTTTAATAGGTGTTATTTCGGCGTATTATGATAAGGAATTTGTAAAAATTATTCTGGGTGAAGAATATGTAAATAAAACCATTGAAAATATCCAAAAAGGAAATGCTGTCGGGGTTTATCAGCAGGGATCTAATTGGGGAAGCACGATTGCAATTACTTTCAATAACCTTAAGGTTGGAGCCATTCTTTTTCTCTACGGAATTTTTGGCGGCGTAGGAACCCTATTCGCGTTGCTGCAAAACTGTATTATGCTGGGTTCTTTCCAGTACTTTTTCCACGAGCACGGGGCATTGAAAGACAGTGCAAAAGGCATCTGGGTTCACGGTGTTTTCGAAATCTTCAGCATGGTAGTAGAAGCGGGTGCGGGATTAATCCTGGGTGCATCTATTTTGTTTCCTAAGACTTATTCGCGTTTCAATTCATTTAAAATTGGGTTTAGAGATGCGTTCAAAATATTTTTAAGTACCGTTCCATTTACTATTATTGCAGGAATTCTCGAAGGATATGTTACAAGATATGCACTGCAGATGCCAGTTTTTCTTAATATCCTGCTCATCTTTGGATCCCTTTCTCTTATTGGTTTTTATTATTTTATTTATCCATATATTGTTTCAGCAAAAACACCATTAAGCCATGCAGTTTTACCAGAAAAGGAACTTCGGAACCATCGTAAGTGA
- a CDS encoding YebC/PmpR family DNA-binding transcriptional regulator, translated as MGRAFEYRKASKMARWDKMAKTFSKIGKDIALAVKAGGPDQDTNPALRRCIQNARGANMPKDNVERAIKKASGADAENYEEITYEGYGQGGVAFFVECTTNNPTRTVANVRAIFNKFDGNLGKNGELAFIFDRKGIFSIDKSSIKMEWDDFEMEMIDGGAEDVESDDEEVMITTAFEDFGTLSHKLDELGIEVKSAELQRIANNTKEVSEDQFKANMKMLDRFEEDDDVQNVFHNMEITDELMESI; from the coding sequence ATGGGACGCGCATTCGAATACAGAAAAGCTTCAAAAATGGCCCGATGGGATAAGATGGCCAAAACGTTTTCAAAAATTGGAAAAGATATAGCACTTGCAGTTAAAGCCGGCGGACCTGATCAGGATACTAACCCCGCGCTGCGCCGATGCATTCAGAATGCAAGAGGTGCCAACATGCCAAAAGACAACGTAGAACGTGCGATCAAAAAAGCCAGCGGTGCTGACGCAGAGAACTATGAAGAAATTACCTACGAAGGTTACGGCCAGGGAGGTGTCGCTTTTTTTGTAGAATGTACGACAAACAATCCCACACGAACCGTTGCAAACGTAAGAGCGATCTTTAATAAATTTGATGGAAACCTAGGGAAGAACGGAGAACTGGCATTTATTTTTGACCGAAAAGGAATCTTCTCTATCGATAAATCTTCAATTAAAATGGAGTGGGATGATTTTGAAATGGAAATGATTGATGGCGGAGCCGAAGATGTTGAAAGTGATGATGAAGAGGTAATGATTACAACCGCATTCGAAGACTTCGGAACGCTTTCCCACAAACTTGATGAGTTGGGTATTGAAGTTAAAAGTGCCGAATTACAGCGAATTGCTAATAATACAAAAGAAGTAAGCGAAGACCAGTTCAAGGCAAATATGAAAATGCTCGACCGTTTCGAAGAAGATGACGATGTACAGAATGTTTTCCATAATATGGAAATTACCGATGAATTAATGGAAAGTATTTAA
- a CDS encoding RDD family protein, with the protein MSLIAINTSQNVNINFNTASIGERIVAFLVDLLIKAAYVLLMYFVFFRLFNLGQLLDQFDSWSRMAIIILITFPIHIYTLVCESLMEGQTFGKKLMKIKVVKIDGIQASFGDYLMRWFFRLIDVFSNSGIIGLISMIVSKNNQRLGDIASGTAVISLKSQVNISHTILENLKEDYKPVFPQVIALSDNDIRIIKENYQKALKIDDRQVISKLSNKIKEILKLEPDSVKFTERQFINVIIKDYNFYTGKDH; encoded by the coding sequence ATGTCGCTCATCGCTATAAATACTTCACAAAATGTAAACATAAATTTCAATACAGCGAGTATCGGCGAAAGAATAGTGGCTTTTCTTGTAGATTTATTAATAAAAGCTGCTTATGTGCTTTTGATGTATTTCGTTTTTTTTCGGTTATTTAACCTGGGACAATTGTTGGATCAGTTTGATAGCTGGTCGAGAATGGCAATCATAATTCTTATTACTTTTCCGATTCATATCTACACGTTGGTTTGCGAAAGTTTGATGGAAGGACAGACTTTCGGGAAGAAACTTATGAAAATTAAGGTGGTAAAAATAGATGGTATTCAGGCAAGTTTCGGCGATTATCTGATGCGCTGGTTTTTCCGTCTTATTGATGTTTTCTCAAATTCAGGAATTATCGGCTTAATAAGCATGATTGTATCGAAAAACAACCAGCGTTTAGGAGACATCGCTTCGGGCACAGCTGTTATTTCGCTGAAAAGTCAAGTCAATATTTCTCATACGATCCTGGAAAATCTTAAAGAAGATTATAAACCCGTTTTTCCGCAGGTTATTGCACTTTCCGACAACGACATTAGGATTATCAAAGAAAATTACCAGAAGGCCCTTAAAATTGATGACAGACAGGTTATCTCGAAGCTTTCTAATAAAATTAAGGAAATACTGAAGTTAGAGCCAGACTCGGTAAAATTCACCGAAAGGCAGTTCATTAATGTCATCATTAAAGATTATAACTTTTACACCGGGAAGGATCATTAA
- a CDS encoding GNAT family N-acetyltransferase, whose product MKYENKRSGNGGVITLNNDEEEIGRLTYTIFPDDSKLIISFVLVHPKFEGRGMGKYLVEEGIKFARENNWKIYPHCSYARSVMNRMNDVDDILLQR is encoded by the coding sequence ATGAAATACGAAAATAAACGATCCGGAAACGGCGGAGTAATTACCCTGAACAACGATGAAGAGGAAATCGGAAGACTTACCTACACGATTTTCCCTGACGATAGCAAACTGATTATTTCATTTGTGTTGGTTCATCCAAAATTTGAAGGTCGGGGTATGGGAAAGTACCTGGTGGAAGAAGGAATAAAATTCGCCCGGGAAAATAACTGGAAAATTTATCCGCATTGTTCTTACGCACGGTCAGTAATGAACCGGATGAATGATGTTGACGACATCTTGCTTCAGCGATAA